In the Lysinibacillus sp. PLM2 genome, one interval contains:
- the yerB gene encoding putative lipoprotein YerB, with translation MNWKTGVYGVVASTIVLLSGCGNEETSTEEIEKPQPNGQIEEPVEEVALPFVTPFTGERVENEVTMRPIIVTINNHPAARPQAGIGSADVVYEMLAEGDVTRFLALFQSEIPENIGPVRSARDYFIELASGLDAFYIAHGYSPEAQTMLVNGIVDNINGMQYDGTLFTRSKDRYAPHNSYISGENVELGAEKAGASLLYHKKVSYTYYEEDESVDEGLQASSIKVKYSNNEQFNSTYTYDSVNKTYSRKSGNEVTTDDLTDEPIALSNIVFFEMQHSIIDSAGRREIDISSGGNAYLFQQGIMREVYWENQDGVLVAVEADGSEVKLVPGKTWIHFVPTNPGIEASVTYSE, from the coding sequence ATGAATTGGAAAACGGGAGTTTATGGAGTAGTAGCTTCAACAATAGTCTTACTTTCCGGGTGCGGAAATGAGGAAACCTCTACAGAAGAGATCGAAAAGCCTCAACCAAATGGGCAAATAGAAGAACCTGTTGAGGAAGTTGCTTTACCATTTGTTACGCCATTTACAGGAGAACGTGTTGAAAATGAAGTAACAATGCGACCAATTATTGTAACGATTAATAACCATCCTGCAGCGAGACCTCAGGCGGGCATAGGTTCTGCAGACGTAGTTTATGAAATGTTAGCAGAAGGCGATGTTACAAGATTTCTAGCCTTATTCCAATCGGAAATTCCTGAAAATATTGGACCAGTTCGTAGTGCAAGAGATTATTTTATAGAACTTGCTTCTGGGTTAGATGCATTCTATATCGCTCATGGATATAGCCCAGAAGCACAAACGATGCTTGTTAACGGCATTGTTGATAATATCAATGGTATGCAATATGACGGTACACTTTTTACTCGTTCGAAGGATCGATATGCTCCTCATAATTCCTATATTTCAGGTGAAAATGTAGAATTGGGTGCTGAAAAAGCAGGTGCTTCACTTCTCTATCATAAAAAAGTATCGTATACTTATTATGAAGAAGATGAGAGTGTAGATGAAGGTTTACAAGCAAGTAGTATAAAAGTGAAGTATAGTAATAATGAACAATTTAATAGTACCTATACTTATGATTCTGTAAATAAAACATACTCAAGAAAGTCTGGTAACGAAGTAACAACGGATGATCTAACAGATGAGCCAATTGCATTATCAAACATCGTATTTTTCGAAATGCAACATTCGATTATTGATAGTGCTGGTCGTAGAGAAATCGATATATCAAGTGGTGGCAATGCATACCTTTTCCAACAAGGTATAATGCGAGAAGTGTACTGGGAAAACCAAGATGGAGTATTAGTAGCAGTTGAGGCAGACGGTAGTGAAGTAAAACTAGTGCCAGGGAAAACATGGATTCATTTTGTTCCCACAAATCCAGGCATTGAAGCTTCTGTTACCTATTCAGAATAG
- the purD gene encoding phosphoribosylamine--glycine ligase has translation MKVLVIGSGGREHAIAKKFSNAPSVEKVFVAPGNDGMRHDAEIVPIDALNFEELASFAKENNIDLTFVGPEQPLAAGIVDYFQNENLTIFGPTKAAAKIEGSKSYAKQIMKKYDIPTAAYETFTEAEKAIQYVKKQGAPIVVKADGLAAGKGVIVAMTEEEAIEAINDMIGNQRFGESSSRVVIEEFLDGEEFSFMSFVHKGQIYPMVIAQDHKRAFDGDKGPNTGGMGAYSPVPQIPQEMVSRAYIEIVEPTVKAMEEEGVSFTGILYAGLILTKQGPKVIEFNARFGDPETQVVLPRMTSDFGLFMKALMEEKYFDLQWSNEAMLGVVVAAEGYPETVTKGNPLPNLDELVQNYDVYHAGTKLIDGQYVGNGGRVLLVATRAETLKEAQEKVYEGLNKYEWSQFFYRKDIGWRTLI, from the coding sequence ATGAAAGTACTCGTAATTGGAAGCGGAGGTCGCGAACACGCGATAGCAAAAAAGTTTAGCAACGCGCCTTCTGTAGAAAAAGTATTTGTCGCACCTGGTAATGATGGAATGCGTCATGATGCAGAAATCGTGCCAATCGATGCGCTAAACTTTGAAGAGTTAGCAAGCTTTGCGAAAGAAAATAATATTGATTTAACTTTTGTAGGTCCTGAACAACCTTTAGCTGCAGGGATTGTTGATTATTTTCAAAACGAAAACTTAACAATTTTTGGGCCAACAAAAGCGGCTGCGAAAATTGAAGGAAGTAAATCCTATGCAAAACAAATTATGAAGAAATATGACATCCCAACAGCTGCATACGAAACATTCACTGAGGCAGAAAAGGCTATACAATACGTAAAGAAACAAGGTGCACCAATTGTGGTAAAAGCTGATGGTCTAGCCGCAGGAAAAGGTGTAATTGTTGCCATGACTGAGGAAGAAGCAATCGAAGCAATCAATGATATGATAGGTAATCAACGCTTTGGTGAATCTTCCTCACGTGTTGTGATTGAAGAATTTTTAGATGGTGAAGAATTCTCTTTCATGTCATTTGTACATAAAGGACAAATCTATCCAATGGTCATTGCACAAGATCATAAACGTGCTTTCGATGGAGATAAAGGACCGAATACGGGAGGTATGGGAGCATACTCACCAGTTCCTCAAATCCCTCAAGAGATGGTATCTAGAGCCTACATTGAAATTGTTGAACCAACAGTGAAAGCTATGGAAGAAGAAGGTGTATCCTTTACAGGTATTTTATATGCGGGATTGATTTTAACAAAACAAGGTCCGAAAGTAATTGAATTCAACGCAAGATTTGGAGACCCTGAAACTCAAGTTGTTCTCCCAAGAATGACTTCTGATTTTGGATTGTTCATGAAAGCCTTAATGGAAGAAAAATATTTTGACTTACAATGGTCAAACGAAGCAATGTTAGGTGTAGTGGTAGCGGCAGAAGGTTATCCAGAAACGGTAACGAAAGGTAATCCTCTTCCAAACTTAGATGAGCTGGTTCAAAACTATGACGTATACCATGCTGGAACAAAATTAATCGATGGACAGTATGTAGGAAACGGTGGCCGTGTGCTTTTAGTTGCAACAAGAGCAGAAACACTAAAAGAAGCACAAGAAAAGGTTTATGAAGGACTAAACAAATATGAATGGAGTCAATTCTTCTATCGTAAAGATATAGGTTGGCGGACATTGATCTAA
- the ligA gene encoding DNA ligase — protein MNDIEKRIVELNALLHEYGHAYYVLDKPLVSDAEYDRLLNELIALEKQYPEFIYPDSPTQRIGGKPLEGFKKVTHTYPMLSLSNAFNEADLRDFDRKIRQAIGDVYSYVCELKIDGLAISLKYENGVFVQGATRGDGTVGEDITMNLKTIRAIPLRLREPVSIEVRGEAYMPKKSFEVLNIAREENGDEPFANPRNAAAGSLRQLDPKIAASRNLSTFIYAIGGDGEAYGIDSHSEMLDYLETLGFPSNKERQLCATIDDVIAFISKWTEERPNLPYEIDGIVVKVNRYAHQDELGYTAKSPRWAIAYKFPAEEVVTKVLDIDLTVGRTGVMTPTAILQPVQVAGTTVGRASLHNEDLIREKDIRIGDTVIVHKAGDIIPEVVRVILEQRPDDTEPFEMPKNCVACGSELVRIEGEVAVRCVNPKCPAQIAEGIKHFVSRNAMNIDGLGEKVVEQLLRENLIQDVSDLYHLQVEQLMSLERMGEKSATNLVNAIERSKENSMERLLFGLGIRHVGEKAAKILAQEFETVESLMAAKEEDIKSIHEIGDKMADSIVTYFSKEEVKSLVDRLKEVGVNLTYKGKKVQIEAGSNPFAGKTIVLTGKLEKLTRNDAKAKIEELGGTVSGSVSKKTDLVIAGSDAGSKLTKATELGIEIWDENRLIEQLEE, from the coding sequence ATGAACGATATTGAAAAACGAATTGTAGAACTAAATGCGTTGCTTCATGAATATGGACATGCGTATTACGTTTTAGATAAACCGCTTGTCTCTGATGCAGAATATGACCGGCTGCTAAATGAATTAATAGCACTTGAAAAACAATACCCTGAATTCATTTACCCTGATTCACCAACTCAAAGAATTGGGGGTAAACCATTAGAAGGATTTAAAAAAGTAACACATACTTACCCGATGTTAAGCCTTTCAAATGCATTTAATGAAGCGGATTTAAGAGACTTCGATCGGAAAATCCGTCAGGCAATTGGTGACGTTTATTCATATGTTTGTGAGTTGAAAATCGATGGCTTAGCCATTTCGTTAAAATATGAAAATGGGGTTTTTGTTCAAGGTGCGACAAGAGGGGACGGAACCGTTGGCGAAGATATAACGATGAATCTGAAAACGATTCGCGCTATCCCTTTACGTTTAAGAGAGCCCGTTTCCATTGAAGTGCGCGGGGAAGCTTATATGCCTAAAAAGTCATTTGAGGTATTAAATATTGCTCGCGAAGAAAATGGTGATGAACCATTTGCAAATCCAAGAAACGCTGCAGCTGGATCCTTAAGACAACTAGACCCTAAAATCGCAGCAAGTCGAAACTTATCTACCTTTATTTATGCCATAGGCGGAGATGGGGAAGCCTATGGAATTGACTCTCATTCAGAGATGCTAGACTACCTTGAAACACTTGGTTTTCCCTCTAACAAAGAGCGCCAATTATGTGCAACAATCGATGACGTTATAGCGTTTATAAGTAAGTGGACGGAGGAACGCCCAAATTTACCATATGAAATTGATGGCATAGTCGTAAAAGTAAACCGTTATGCCCATCAGGATGAGCTTGGATATACTGCAAAAAGTCCTCGTTGGGCCATCGCATACAAATTCCCTGCTGAAGAAGTTGTAACAAAGGTTTTAGACATTGATTTAACAGTAGGTCGTACAGGAGTAATGACGCCAACTGCAATTCTACAACCAGTGCAAGTTGCAGGTACTACAGTTGGACGGGCATCTCTTCATAATGAAGATCTAATTCGTGAAAAAGATATTCGAATTGGAGATACAGTCATTGTGCATAAAGCAGGCGATATTATTCCTGAGGTTGTAAGAGTTATTTTAGAACAAAGACCAGATGATACAGAACCATTTGAAATGCCAAAAAACTGTGTAGCCTGTGGTAGTGAGTTGGTGCGTATTGAAGGAGAAGTCGCTGTTCGATGCGTCAATCCAAAATGCCCAGCGCAAATTGCAGAGGGGATTAAACATTTTGTATCCCGTAATGCGATGAATATTGATGGCTTAGGTGAAAAAGTAGTTGAGCAATTACTTAGAGAGAACTTAATTCAAGACGTGTCGGATTTATATCATCTTCAAGTAGAACAGCTCATGTCACTTGAAAGAATGGGTGAAAAATCAGCTACAAACCTTGTAAATGCTATTGAACGTTCGAAAGAGAACTCAATGGAACGGTTACTCTTTGGACTTGGAATTCGCCATGTAGGTGAAAAAGCAGCAAAAATATTAGCACAAGAATTTGAAACAGTCGAATCTTTAATGGCTGCGAAAGAAGAGGACATAAAATCAATTCATGAAATTGGCGATAAAATGGCAGATTCCATTGTCACTTACTTTAGTAAGGAAGAAGTTAAATCTTTAGTTGATCGTTTAAAAGAAGTAGGCGTTAATTTAACGTATAAAGGCAAAAAAGTTCAAATTGAAGCCGGTTCTAATCCTTTCGCAGGAAAGACGATTGTTTTAACAGGTAAACTCGAGAAATTGACACGAAATGACGCAAAAGCGAAAATAGAAGAGTTAGGTGGAACTGTTTCAGGTAGTGTAAGTAAGAAAACAGATCTTGTTATTGCAGGTAGCGATGCTGGCTCAAAGTTAACAAAAGCGACTGAACTAGGTATCGAAATTTGGGACGAAAACCGCCTGATTGAACAATTAGAAGAGTAA
- the pcrB gene encoding heptaprenylglyceryl phosphate synthase: MELKNWRHIFKIDPAKEITDENLEKLCESGTDLILVGGTDGVTIDNVIDKLVRVRRFSVPVALEISNIESVTPGFDYYLIPSVLNSTETKWVKDLHHAAIKEFGDILVWDELVAEGYCVLNPDCKVAKETSANTDLSIEDVIAYARLAENYFKLPIFYLEYSGTYGDVEIVAEVKNVLSETRLFYGGGISSPEQASEMARLADTVVVGNVIYDNFKEALKTVDAVKKLTI, translated from the coding sequence ATGGAACTTAAAAATTGGAGACATATCTTTAAAATAGATCCTGCTAAGGAAATAACAGATGAAAACCTAGAAAAATTGTGTGAATCAGGTACTGACTTAATTCTAGTAGGTGGGACGGATGGAGTAACAATTGATAATGTTATCGATAAATTAGTACGCGTAAGACGTTTCTCCGTTCCTGTGGCATTGGAGATTTCAAATATCGAGTCTGTAACACCGGGATTTGATTATTATTTAATTCCTTCAGTGTTAAACAGCACAGAAACAAAATGGGTGAAGGACTTACATCATGCAGCTATTAAAGAGTTTGGAGACATTCTTGTTTGGGACGAGCTCGTTGCAGAAGGTTATTGTGTATTAAATCCTGATTGTAAAGTAGCGAAAGAAACTAGTGCCAATACAGATTTATCAATTGAAGATGTTATAGCCTATGCTCGCTTAGCAGAAAATTATTTCAAATTACCAATATTCTATCTTGAATACAGTGGGACGTATGGGGATGTAGAAATCGTGGCAGAAGTGAAAAATGTGTTGAGCGAAACGAGATTATTTTACGGAGGAGGAATTTCATCTCCTGAACAAGCAAGTGAAATGGCAAGATTAGCAGATACGGTAGTCGTTGGCAATGTAATCTATGATAATTTTAAAGAAGCATTAAAAACAGTAGATGCTGTAAAAAAATTAACAATTTAA
- the yerA gene encoding putative adenine deaminase YerA — MPESIWKIQDIRKQVAVIDGIEAPTIVLKNARYLHSIFKKWLTGNIWILGNRIIYVGHKMPLNLTETEVIDLEGKTVVPGYMEPHVHPFQLYNPHSFADFAAQTGTTTFIADNMTFMLSLPNKKAFAIIDQLKSLPFSFYWWVRFDSQTELDNEDSLFTNKSILEWIDRPDTVVGGELTGWPRLLNGDDQMLYWIQCAKLKSKKIEGHFPGASERTLAKMKLFGTNGDHESMTVEEVERRILHGYAVTLRYSSIRPDLPELLKGILEKDLNIFDHLMMTTDGSTPGFHKDGVMDKCIQVALDAGVNPIDAYNMASYNVARYYNMEQLHGLVATGRYATLNILKDEYNPNPEGVLSKGVWLKRDNIKTQSLQPIDWTKFGKLNISFDLEEDDFQFSMPIGIEMVNDVITKPYRINVQLNQEELSTSHDHSYLILIDRKGKWRVNTMLKGFATHVKGLATSYSNTGHIVLIGKSIKDMKKAFYEVKKMNGGIALVENEEVIASIPLTIGGSLYNGPIEELIEKETALKSALKERGYHHSDAIYTLLFLQSTHLPYIRITTRGIFDVMKKQVMLPAVMR, encoded by the coding sequence ATGCCAGAATCTATATGGAAGATCCAGGATATTCGCAAACAAGTCGCAGTAATCGATGGCATAGAAGCACCGACAATTGTTTTGAAAAATGCACGTTATTTGCATAGCATTTTTAAAAAATGGCTAACAGGAAACATTTGGATATTGGGGAATCGGATTATTTATGTAGGTCATAAAATGCCATTGAATTTAACTGAGACGGAAGTAATTGACTTAGAAGGGAAAACGGTTGTACCTGGCTATATGGAACCACATGTTCATCCTTTCCAATTATATAACCCCCATTCTTTTGCAGACTTTGCTGCTCAAACTGGAACGACAACATTCATAGCAGACAATATGACATTTATGTTATCACTTCCAAATAAGAAAGCGTTTGCAATCATTGACCAATTAAAATCCTTACCGTTTAGTTTTTATTGGTGGGTCCGATTTGATTCACAAACTGAGTTAGACAATGAAGACTCACTGTTTACGAATAAATCAATTTTAGAGTGGATAGATCGTCCAGATACAGTTGTTGGTGGTGAGTTGACAGGATGGCCCCGCCTATTAAATGGGGATGATCAAATGCTTTATTGGATTCAATGCGCCAAATTAAAAAGTAAAAAAATAGAAGGGCATTTTCCAGGCGCATCAGAGCGAACACTTGCAAAAATGAAGCTGTTTGGAACAAATGGAGATCATGAATCCATGACAGTAGAAGAGGTCGAAAGAAGAATTTTACATGGATATGCTGTCACACTTCGTTACTCATCCATTCGTCCAGATTTGCCAGAATTACTAAAAGGGATTCTGGAAAAGGATTTAAATATATTTGATCATTTAATGATGACTACCGATGGATCCACACCTGGTTTTCATAAAGATGGCGTGATGGACAAATGTATTCAAGTTGCACTAGATGCTGGAGTGAACCCTATTGACGCATACAATATGGCTTCCTATAATGTAGCAAGGTATTATAATATGGAACAGCTTCATGGATTAGTGGCGACAGGTCGATATGCAACTCTTAACATATTAAAAGATGAATATAATCCTAATCCCGAAGGTGTGTTATCTAAAGGTGTATGGCTAAAACGTGATAATATTAAAACGCAATCGTTACAGCCGATTGATTGGACTAAATTTGGAAAGTTAAATATTTCTTTTGATTTAGAAGAAGACGATTTTCAGTTTTCTATGCCAATCGGAATTGAGATGGTGAACGATGTTATCACAAAACCATACAGAATTAATGTACAATTAAATCAAGAAGAACTTTCTACTAGTCACGATCATTCATACTTAATATTAATTGACCGTAAAGGAAAATGGCGTGTCAATACGATGCTGAAAGGGTTCGCTACACATGTGAAGGGACTTGCAACTTCTTACTCTAATACTGGACATATCGTTTTAATAGGAAAAAGTATTAAAGATATGAAAAAAGCCTTTTATGAAGTGAAAAAAATGAATGGTGGTATTGCCCTTGTAGAAAATGAGGAAGTAATTGCATCCATTCCACTTACAATTGGCGGAAGTCTTTATAATGGACCTATTGAAGAATTAATCGAAAAAGAAACTGCGCTAAAGTCAGCATTAAAGGAACGAGGCTATCATCATAGTGATGCGATATATACACTTTTATTTTTACAATCAACCCATTTACCGTATATTCGTATAACTACTAGAGGTATTTTTGATGTTATGAAAAAGCAAGTCATGTTGCCTGCTGTTATGCGCTAA
- the yerC gene encoding hypothetical protein: MQVDKIRGHQTDQLFKAVLELKNLEECYKFFDDLCTISEIQSLAQRFEVAHLLRLKKTYETIKKETGASTATISRVRRCFDYGNDTYDEMLGRLYPDEKPFQAK; the protein is encoded by the coding sequence ATGCAGGTTGATAAAATTCGTGGGCATCAAACGGATCAATTATTTAAAGCTGTTTTAGAACTAAAAAATCTAGAAGAATGTTATAAATTTTTTGATGACTTATGTACGATTAGCGAAATTCAATCATTAGCACAACGATTTGAAGTAGCACATTTATTACGTTTGAAGAAAACCTATGAGACGATAAAAAAAGAAACAGGAGCATCGACAGCGACTATTTCACGCGTTCGTCGTTGCTTTGACTATGGTAATGATACATATGACGAAATGTTAGGTCGATTGTATCCGGACGAAAAACCTTTTCAAGCAAAATAA
- the pcrA gene encoding DNA helicase encodes MEQLTKNLLNGMNPQQAEAVKSTEGPLLIMAGAGSGKTRVLTHRIAYLVVEKEVYPSKILAITFTNKAAREMRNRIDGLLGAGISESMWVSTFHSMCVRILRRNIDRIGISKNFSILDSADQLSVVKNVLKQLNIDSKRFEPRAILSAISSAKNECITADQYKANSNPNNPYEKVIAQVYEGYEKRLLKNQSLDFDDLIMTTIRLFERVPEVLEFYQNKFQYIHVDEYQDTNHSQYKLVQMLAAKFKNICVVGDSDQSIYRWRGADIGNILSFEKDYPNAKVILLEQNYRSTKTILQAANQVIENNESRYPKKLRTDNDEGEKIVVFKAGNEQQEAQYVVKTIQQLMEKENRSLDDFAILYRTNAQSRVMEEVLVKSNMSYQIVGGTKFYDRKEIKDLLAYLRLIANNDDDLSLARIINEPKRSIGATSFERIATYAIQQDRSIFDAMNEVVFMGLTPKATSAVEKFRDLIEGLTKMQEYLSVTELVEQVIDKTGYRTMLQNEKTIEAESRLENIEEFLSVTKAFEERSDDKSLIAFLTDLALVADIDALDKEDSSKGNIILMTMHSAKGLEFPIVFIIGMEENIFPHSRSLDDPAEMEEERRLAYVGITRAEQKLYLTCAGSRTLFGRSSFNPPSRFLREISDDIVEQISLSNQHASADHLPFGARRNDRLQSTRRIGNVQSKAQVSSLESTGGNEIGWKLGDKAVHKKWGTGTVVSVRGNNDDLELDIAFPELGVKRLLAKFAPITKG; translated from the coding sequence ATGGAACAGTTAACGAAAAATTTATTAAACGGTATGAATCCGCAACAAGCTGAAGCGGTGAAATCTACTGAAGGACCGTTACTTATAATGGCAGGTGCTGGTTCAGGAAAAACGAGAGTATTAACACATCGAATTGCCTATCTGGTGGTTGAAAAGGAAGTATATCCATCTAAAATTTTAGCCATCACATTTACCAATAAAGCAGCCCGAGAGATGAGAAACCGGATCGATGGACTACTTGGAGCAGGTATCTCGGAAAGTATGTGGGTGTCAACATTCCACTCAATGTGTGTGCGAATTTTGAGACGTAATATCGATCGAATTGGGATTTCAAAGAACTTTTCTATCCTAGACTCGGCTGACCAATTATCTGTAGTAAAGAATGTTTTAAAACAGCTTAATATTGATTCCAAACGTTTTGAACCTCGCGCAATATTAAGTGCAATTAGTTCAGCAAAAAATGAATGTATTACAGCTGATCAATATAAAGCAAATAGCAATCCAAATAACCCTTATGAAAAGGTAATTGCTCAAGTATATGAAGGTTATGAAAAAAGACTTCTTAAAAATCAATCCCTTGATTTTGATGACTTAATTATGACGACGATTCGACTTTTTGAGCGCGTACCTGAAGTATTGGAGTTCTATCAAAATAAATTCCAATACATACACGTGGACGAGTATCAAGATACAAACCATTCACAATACAAACTTGTGCAGATGCTCGCTGCTAAATTTAAAAATATATGTGTTGTTGGTGACTCTGACCAATCCATCTATCGTTGGAGGGGAGCGGATATTGGAAACATTCTATCCTTTGAAAAGGACTATCCAAATGCAAAAGTAATATTACTGGAACAAAATTACCGTTCAACAAAAACGATTCTCCAAGCAGCAAACCAAGTCATCGAAAACAATGAGAGCAGATATCCAAAAAAACTACGTACAGATAATGATGAAGGTGAAAAGATTGTTGTCTTTAAAGCCGGGAATGAGCAACAAGAGGCGCAATATGTAGTAAAAACTATTCAACAATTGATGGAAAAAGAAAATCGTTCATTAGATGATTTTGCCATTCTTTATCGTACAAATGCACAATCCCGTGTAATGGAGGAAGTGTTGGTCAAATCCAATATGTCTTATCAAATTGTAGGAGGGACAAAATTCTACGATCGAAAAGAGATTAAAGATTTACTGGCTTATTTACGATTAATTGCAAATAATGATGATGATCTTTCACTTGCACGTATTATTAATGAACCAAAACGTAGTATTGGTGCTACTTCATTTGAGAGAATAGCAACATATGCAATCCAGCAAGATCGCTCAATATTTGACGCGATGAATGAAGTAGTATTTATGGGGCTAACTCCAAAAGCAACAAGTGCTGTTGAGAAATTCCGTGATCTAATAGAAGGACTAACGAAAATGCAGGAATATCTATCAGTTACAGAATTAGTGGAGCAAGTCATAGACAAAACAGGTTATCGAACAATGCTGCAAAATGAAAAAACGATCGAAGCAGAAAGCCGATTAGAGAATATTGAGGAATTTTTATCAGTTACAAAGGCATTTGAAGAACGAAGTGATGACAAGTCGCTAATTGCTTTCTTGACGGATTTAGCATTAGTTGCTGATATTGATGCGCTTGATAAAGAGGACTCATCTAAAGGAAATATTATTTTAATGACGATGCACTCTGCAAAAGGCTTAGAGTTCCCAATCGTTTTTATTATAGGTATGGAAGAAAATATATTTCCACATTCAAGATCATTAGATGATCCAGCTGAAATGGAAGAGGAGCGAAGATTAGCGTACGTAGGTATTACACGGGCTGAACAAAAACTATATCTTACTTGTGCAGGCTCTCGTACATTATTTGGACGTTCAAGCTTTAATCCACCATCACGATTTTTAAGAGAAATTTCTGATGATATTGTGGAACAGATATCTCTTAGTAATCAGCATGCTTCGGCAGATCATTTACCATTTGGTGCTCGAAGAAATGATAGATTGCAAAGTACTCGTAGAATTGGAAACGTTCAATCAAAAGCGCAGGTATCTAGTCTAGAATCTACTGGTGGCAATGAAATTGGATGGAAACTTGGAGATAAAGCGGTACATAAAAAATGGGGAACAGGTACCGTTGTAAGTGTAAGAGGAAATAACGATGATTTAGAACTTGATATTGCATTTCCGGAGTTAGGTGTAAAACGATTGTTAGCTAAATTTGCGCCAATAACAAAAGGTTAA
- the purH gene encoding bifunctional purine biosynthesis protein PurH, translating into MTKRALISVSNKDGILDFAKELVALGYEILSTGGTKKMLQDNNVPVTAVDEVTKFPEILDGRVKTLNPLIHGGLLGKFDDSSHQAQMKEHGIEPIEIVCVNLYPFVETISKPDVTWDDAIENIDIGGPTMLRSAAKNHQYVTVIVDSKDYSQVLEELKGHGATTLETRKRLAAKVFRHTAAYDSYISNYLTEEDFPENLTMTYELKQTLRYGENPHQKAAFYQKRLGSDFSLAFATQLHGKELSYNNIQDGNAALQIVKEFDIPAAVAVKHMNPCGVGTGESIEEAFDKAYEADSTSIFGGIVALNREVDAALADKLSGIFLEIIIAPSFTEEALEILTKKKNIRLMTISFAQEKQDQFKVVSVEGGLLVQEDDKFGFNEADIKVVTDREPTEQEWEALKLGWAVVKHVKSNAIVVNDTQMTLGIGAGQMNRVGAAKIALEQAGSKAKGAVLASDAFFPMNDTVETAAAAGITAIIQPGGSIKDQDSIDKANEYGIAMVFTGVRHFKH; encoded by the coding sequence ATGACTAAACGTGCATTAATTAGTGTTTCGAACAAAGATGGTATTTTAGATTTTGCAAAAGAATTGGTCGCATTAGGCTATGAAATTTTATCAACTGGTGGTACGAAAAAAATGCTACAAGATAACAATGTACCTGTAACAGCTGTTGATGAAGTAACTAAATTTCCCGAAATATTAGATGGACGCGTCAAAACATTAAATCCTTTAATCCATGGTGGACTTTTAGGGAAATTTGATGATTCTTCTCATCAAGCACAAATGAAAGAGCATGGAATCGAACCAATTGAAATCGTTTGTGTAAACTTATATCCTTTCGTTGAAACAATTTCAAAGCCTGATGTAACATGGGACGATGCAATTGAAAATATTGATATCGGTGGTCCAACAATGTTACGTTCTGCTGCAAAAAACCATCAGTATGTGACGGTCATTGTTGATTCTAAAGATTACAGTCAAGTTCTTGAAGAATTAAAGGGGCATGGGGCAACTACTCTTGAAACACGTAAACGTTTAGCAGCAAAAGTATTTCGCCATACAGCAGCTTATGATTCATATATCTCGAACTACTTAACTGAAGAAGACTTCCCAGAAAATTTAACAATGACATACGAATTAAAACAAACTTTACGTTACGGTGAAAATCCTCATCAAAAGGCAGCCTTTTATCAAAAACGTCTAGGTTCAGATTTCTCTTTAGCATTTGCAACACAGTTACACGGTAAAGAATTATCTTATAACAATATTCAAGACGGGAATGCTGCTCTTCAAATTGTAAAAGAATTTGATATTCCAGCAGCGGTAGCTGTAAAACATATGAACCCTTGCGGTGTAGGGACAGGTGAATCCATTGAGGAAGCATTTGATAAAGCATACGAAGCTGATTCAACTTCAATCTTCGGTGGGATTGTTGCATTAAACCGCGAAGTCGATGCTGCTTTAGCAGATAAATTAAGTGGTATTTTCTTAGAAATAATTATCGCTCCTTCATTTACAGAGGAAGCATTAGAAATATTAACGAAAAAGAAAAATATTCGTTTAATGACAATTAGCTTTGCCCAAGAAAAACAAGATCAATTCAAAGTAGTATCTGTTGAAGGTGGGCTACTTGTTCAAGAAGATGATAAATTTGGTTTTAACGAGGCGGATATCAAGGTTGTAACAGATCGTGAACCGACTGAACAAGAATGGGAAGCGTTAAAGCTAGGTTGGGCAGTTGTAAAACATGTGAAATCTAATGCAATTGTTGTAAATGATACACAAATGACATTAGGTATAGGCGCAGGTCAAATGAATCGCGTTGGTGCTGCAAAAATTGCACTAGAGCAAGCAGGTAGCAAAGCAAAAGGTGCTGTACTAGCCTCAGATGCATTCTTCCCAATGAACGATACTGTTGAAACTGCTGCAGCTGCAGGAATTACAGCCATTATTCAACCGGGTGGATCAATTAAAGATCAAGATTCTATCGATAAAGCAAATGAGTACGGCATCGCAATGGTGTTTACTGGAGTAAGACACTTTAAACATTAA